In Dryocola sp. LX212, the genomic stretch CGAAGGCTTAAAGCTGGGTGATTTCGATGCACACCAGATTGACCTGTTCGGCGATGCGTATGAATTCCTGATCTCCAACTACGCAGCGAATGCCGGGAAGTCAGGTGGCGAATTCTTCACGCCACAGCACGTCTCTAAGCTGATTGCCCAACTGGCGATGCACGGTCAGACCCACGTTAACAAAATCTACGACCCGGCAGCTGGTTCAGGCTCTCTGCTGCTTCAGGCGAAAAAGCATTTCGATAATCACATCATCGAAGAAGGCTTCTTTGGTCAGGAGATAAACCATACGACGTTCAACCTGGCGCGTATGAACATGTTCCTGCACAACATCAACTACGACAAGTTTGATATCAGGTTGGGCAACACCCTGACTGACCCGCACTTCGGCGATGAGAAACCGTTCGATGCGATCGTTTCTAACCCGCCTTACTCGGTAAAGTGGATTGGGAGTGATGACCCGACGCTGATTAACGATGAGCGCTTTGCCCCCGCAGGCGTACTCGCACCGAAATCCAAAGCTGACTTTGCATTTGTGCTGCATGCCCTGAACTATCTGTCAGCCAAGGGCCGTGCGGCGATAGTCTGCTTCCCTGGGATTTTCTACCGTGGCGGCGCTGAGCAGAAGATCCGTCAGTATCTGGTTGATAACAACTACGTTGAGACAGTGATTTCACTTGCGCCAAACCTGTTCTTCGGCACCACCATCGCCGTTAACATCCTGGTGCTATCAAAGCACAAAGCTGATACCCGCGTGCAGTTCATCGATGCCAGCGGTCTGTTCAAGAAAGAAACGAATAACAACGTCCTGACCGATGCCCACATCAAGCAGATTATGCAGGTGTTCGAGAGCAAGGCCGATACCGACCATCTGGCGAAATCTGTGGAGCTTGAAGCTGTTGCCGCCAATGGCTATAACCTGTCGGTCAGCAGCTATGTCGAAGCGAAAGACACGCGTGAAATTGTCGATATCACCGAACTGAATGCCGAACTGAAAACTACCGTCAGCAAGATTGATCAGTTACGTCAGGACATTGATGCGATTGTAGCCGAAATTGAAGGTAGCGAGGCGCAGGCATGAGCGAGCTGAGCTACCTGGAAAAGCTGCTGGATGGAGCCGAGGTTGAGTGGAAAGCATTGGGTTCTGTTGCTGATATTGGTACTGGAAGCTCGAATCGCCAGGATGAAAGCGAAGACGGCGCTCACCCATTCTATGTTCGCTCAAAGAATATCCTTAAGTCTGATACTTTTGAATTTGATGAGGCGGCCATAGTCATTCCTGGCGAGGGTGGGATTGGAGATATTTTCCACTATGTTGAAGGAAAGTATGCATTACACCAGAGGGCCTATCGAATTCATATCAAATCAGACTGTGTGAACACGAAATTCTTGTACCACTTCATGTCATCACGGTTTAAGCAGTATATTTTAATGAAAAGCGTGGGAGCGACAGCTACCTCAATCAGAAAGCCTATGTTGGAAGGGTTTGAAATTCCCATTCCCTGCCCAGGCAACCCTGAGAAGTCCCTTGCTATCCAGGCTGAAATCGTCCGGATTCTGGATACATTTACCGCCCTTACCGCAGAGCTTACCGCAGAGCTTACCGC encodes the following:
- a CDS encoding type I restriction-modification system subunit M, which gives rise to MTSLQQRAELHRQIWAIANDVRGSVDGWDFKQYVLGALFYRFISENFSSYIEAGDDSVNYAALDDSIITDDIKDDAIKTKGYFIYPSQLFRNVAAKANTNDRLNADLNSIFVAIESSAFGYPSEADIKGLFADFDTTSNRLGNTVKDKNTRLAAVLKGVEGLKLGDFDAHQIDLFGDAYEFLISNYAANAGKSGGEFFTPQHVSKLIAQLAMHGQTHVNKIYDPAAGSGSLLLQAKKHFDNHIIEEGFFGQEINHTTFNLARMNMFLHNINYDKFDIRLGNTLTDPHFGDEKPFDAIVSNPPYSVKWIGSDDPTLINDERFAPAGVLAPKSKADFAFVLHALNYLSAKGRAAIVCFPGIFYRGGAEQKIRQYLVDNNYVETVISLAPNLFFGTTIAVNILVLSKHKADTRVQFIDASGLFKKETNNNVLTDAHIKQIMQVFESKADTDHLAKSVELEAVAANGYNLSVSSYVEAKDTREIVDITELNAELKTTVSKIDQLRQDIDAIVAEIEGSEAQA